The Erythrolamprus reginae isolate rEryReg1 chromosome 3, rEryReg1.hap1, whole genome shotgun sequence genome contains a region encoding:
- the NRDC gene encoding nardilysin yields the protein MRKVLAAASRGCSGVGPLRTERACHGRECGRLRDHLAGPRKTFAFSPAVCCSSAVTFAAMPGRTKASSDCGPERPEDSEGSRGAKAGAVQEEAGAETGGAAAAAAVAACEPSPNLGDSEIVKSPSDPKQYRYIRLKNGLCALLISDLHNPDGSPCAISSEGEDEGDSEEETDDDDDSGAEIEDDQEGYDDECGDYDEDLDPDSELEELTDKDETRKRNCTEKQSAAALCIGVGSFSDPDELPGLAHFLEHMVFMGSSKYPDENGFDAFLKKHGGNDNASTDCERTIFQFDVQRKYFRDALDRWAQFFIHPLMIQDAIDREVEAVDSEYQLARPSDANRREMLFGSLAKSDNPMKKFFWGNADTLKHEPRENGIDTYSKLREFWQRYYSAHYMTLVVQSKEILDTLEKWVTEIFSEIPNNGLSRPTFGHLTEPFDTPEFPKLYRVVPIRKTHSLNITWALPPQEQYYRVKPLHYISWLVGHEGKGSILSYLRKKFWALALYGGNGETGFEQNTTYSVFSICVTLTDEGYKHFYEVAHVVFQYLKMLHQAGPVQRIWEEIQKIEANEFQYQEQTDPADYVESLCENMQLFPKEDILTGDQLLFEYNPEIIANALNQLIPSQANLILLSASHEGKCHLKEKWFGTQYSVEDVDQHWSDTWASDFKLNPDLHLPEENRYIATDFALKDPDCPQTEYPVNIMSSKQGSLWYKKDDKFKIPKAYIRFQLISPLIQQSAENVVLFDIFVNILSHNLAEPAYEADVAQLEYKLVAGEHGLIIRVKGFNHKLPLLFQLIIDHLADFSVTPEVFQMITEQLKKTYFNILIKPETLAKDIRLLILEHCRWSMTDKYEALMKVLSVDSLLLFVKAFKSQLFVEGLVQGNFTSSESKEFLNYVIEKLHFLPQVHPCPVQFRVMDLPCAHLLCKVKTLNKGDGNSEVTVYYQSGARNLREYSLMELLVMYMEEPCFDFLRTKQTLGYNVYATCRNTSGILGFSVTVATQATKYNSEVVDKKIEEFFLCFEEKLKNMTEESFKTQVTALIKLKECEDSHLGEEVDRNWTEVVTQQYLFDRLVREIDALKSLSQSELIDWFQIHRHKERKVLSVHVVGYGVHEGDADVPSVSNMHSASSNEIPQLTFLDPSSLTDITCIKNIKVYTSALNVLPYHKILK from the exons ATGCGGAAAGTGCTCGCCGCCGCGTCGCGGGGTTGCTCGGGAGTCGGTCCGCTGCGAACAGAGCGAGCTTGCCACGGTCGGGAGTGCGGCCGCCTGAGAGACCATCTAGCCGGGCCCCGGAAGACCTTCGCCTTCAGCCCCGCCGTGTGTTGCTCCTCCGCGGTTACCTTCGCGGCCATGCCGGGCAGAACCAAGGCCTCGTCTGACTGCGGCCCTGAGCGGCCCGAGGACTCGGAGGGCAGCCGTGGGGCCAAGGCCGGCGCCGTCCAAGAAGAAGCCGGTGCCGAGACTGGaggtgctgctgccgccgccgccgtcgccgcctgCGAGCCCAGCCCCAACTTGGGCGATTCCGAGATCGTTAAGTCCCCCAGTGATCCCAAACAGTACAG ATACATCAGACTAAAAAATGGATTATGTGCCTTGCTGATTTCGGACTTGCATAACCCAGATGGTAGCCCTTGTGCCATATCTTCAGAAGGGGAAGATGAAGGTGATTCTGAAGAAGAgaccgatgatgatgatgattccgGAGCAGAAATAGAAGATGACCAAGAAGGCTATGATGATGAATGTGGTGATTACGATGAAGATTTAGATCCTGATAGTGAATTAGAAGAGCTAACAGATAAAGATGAAACTCGGAAAAGAAATTGTACTGAAAAGCAA TCTGCAGCTGCACTTTGTATTGGTGTCGGCAGTTTCTCTGACCCGGATGAGTTGCCTGGGCTGGCACATTTTCTGGAACACA TGGTTTTTATGGGTAGCTCAAAGTATCCAGATGAGAATGGATTTGATGCCTTTCTGAAGAAACATGGTGGGAATGACAACGCATCAACAGATTGCGAACGGACTATCTTCCAGTTTGATGTACAGAGAAAGTATTTCAGGGATGCTCTTGATAG GTGGGCACAGTTTTTCATCCATCCTTTAATGATCCAGGATGCAATTGATCGGGAAGTTGAAGCAGTGGATAGCG aataTCAACTTGCAAGGCCTTCTGATGCAAACAGAAGAGAGATGTTATTCGGCAGTCTCGCCAAATCTGATAATCCCATGAAGAAATTTTTCTGGG GTAATGCAGATACCCTGAAACATGAGCCAAGAGAAAATGGGATCGATACCTATAGCAAGCTGAGGGAATTCTGGCAGCGATATTATTCAGCGCACTATATGACTTTAGTTGTGCAGTCAAAAG AAATCTTGGATACTCTGGAAAAATGGGTGACTGAAATCTTCTCAGAGATCCCAAATAA TGGTTTATCCAGACCAACATTTGGCCATCTGACAGAACCTTTTGACACTCCAGAATTTCCTAAACTTTACAGAG tggTTCCAATCCGGAAAACTCACTCTTTAAACATCACTTGGGCTCTTCCTCCACAAGAACAGTATTACAG gGTGAAGCCACTCCACTATATTTCTTGGCTTGTTGGACATGAAGGCAAAGGCAGCATTCTTTCATATCTTAGGAAAAA attcTGGGCACTTGCATTATATGGAGGAAATGGTGAGACCGGGTTTGAGCAAAACACAACCTACTCTGTCTTCAGTATTTGTGTGACCCTGACTGATGAAGGTTACAAGCATTTCTATGAG GTTGCTCATgttgtattccagtatttgaaaaTGTTACACCAAGCAGGACCTGTGCAAAG AATATGGGAAGAGATCCAGAAGATTGAAGCTAATGAATTCCAGTACCAAGAACAG ACTGATCCAGCTGATTATGTAGAAAGTCTTTGTGAAAATATGCAGCTTTTTCCAAAAGAGGATATTTTGACAGGAGACCAACTTCTCTTTGAATATAATCCAGAG ataatTGCTAACGCACTTAACCAACTTATTCCCAGTCAAGCCAATCTTATTTTATTATCTGCCTCCCATGAAGGGAAGTGTCACCTAAAGGAGAAATGGTTTGGGACACAATACAGTGTTGAAG aTGTTGATCAACACTGGAGTGATACATGGGCCAGTGACTTCAAATTAAATCCTGACTTACACCTGCCAGAAGAAAATAGATACATTG CAACTGATTTTGCTTTGAAGGATCCTGATTGCCCTCAAACAGAATATCCGGTCAATATAATGAGTTCCAAGCAAGGTAGTTTGTGGTACAAGAAGGATGACAAATTCAAAATCCCTAAAG CTTATATCCGTTTCCAGCTGATCTCACCACTGATCCAGCAATCTGCTGAGAA TGTGGTGCTCTTCGATATTTTTGTGAACATCCTTTCACACAATCTTGCTGAACCTGCATATGAAGCTGATGTTGCTCAGTTGGAATATAAGCTGGTAGCCGGAGAACATGGATTGATCATTCGTGTGAAAGGCTTCAATCATAAGCTACCT ttgctGTTTCAGCTCATCATTGACCACTTAGCTGATTTCAGTGTTACTCCAGAAGTTTTTCAGATGATAACTGAGCAGTTAAAGAAAACTTACTTCAACATCCTTATCAAGCCCGAAACTCTGGCCAA AGATATACGTCTCTTAATCCTGGAACATTGTCGGTGGTCTATGACTGACAAATATGAGGCTCTTATGAAGGTCCTCTCAGTAGATTCTCTGCTGTTGTTTGTGAAGGCTTTCAAATCTCAGCTCTTTGTAGAGGGCCTTGTCCAGGGAAACTTCACAAGCTCC GAATCCAAAGAATTTTTGAATTATGTTATCGA GAAATTGCACTTCCTGCCTCAAGTGCATCCATGTCCAGTTCAGTTCCGAGTGATGGATTTACCATGTGCCCATCTATTGTGCAAAGTGAAGACACTTAATAAAGGGGATGGCAATTCAGAAGTGACAGTCTACTATCAG tcCGGAGCTAGGAATTTAAGAGAATATTCTCTCATGGAATTGCTTGTG ATGTATATGGAAGAGCCTTGTTTTGACTTTCTTCGAACCAAGCAAACCTTAGG ATACAATGTCTATGCAACATGTAGGAATACATCTGGGATCCTTGGGTTCTCTGTTACTGTAGCCACACAGGCAACCAAATACAA TTCTGAAGTAGTGGATAAGAAGATAGAAGAATTTTTTCTGTGTTTTGAAGAAAAACTCAAAAATATGACTGAAGAGTCCTTCAAGACTCAG GTGACAGCGCTCATTAAATTAAAAGAATGTGAAGATTCTCATCTTGGTGAAGAAGTGGATAGGAACTGGACAGAAGTAGTGACTCAGCAATATCTATTTGACAGACTAGTTCGGGAG ATTGATGCTCTAAAATCTCTTTCGCAGTCAGAATTAATTGACTGGTTTCAAATACACAGacacaaagaaagaaaagtgctCAGCGTACAT GTGGTTGGATATGGTGTACATGAAGGTGATGCAGACGTTCCATCTGTTTCAAATATGCACAGCGCTTCAAGCAACGAAATACCTCAACTAACTTTCTTGGACCCTTCTTCTTTGACTGACATCACTTGCATTAAGAACATCAAAGTGTATACATCAGCTCTCAATGTTCTCCCATACCATAAGATATTAAAATAA